A window of the Halichoerus grypus chromosome 2, mHalGry1.hap1.1, whole genome shotgun sequence genome harbors these coding sequences:
- the CHD3 gene encoding chromodomain-helicase-DNA-binding protein 3 isoform X1: protein MASPLRDEEEEEEEMVVSEEEEEEEEEGDEEEEEVEAADEDYEEDDDDGVLGRGPGHDRGRDRHSPPGCHLFPPPPPPPPPLPPPPPPPPPPDKDDIRLLPSALGVKKRKRGPKKQKENKPGKPRKRKKLDSEEEFGSERDEYREKSESGGSEYGTGPGRKRRRKHREKKEKKTKRRKKGEGDGGQKQVEQKSSATLLLTWGLEDVEHVFSEEDYHTLTNYKAFSQFMRPLIAKKNPKIPMSKMMTILGAKWREFSANNPFKGSAAAVAAAAAAAAAAVAEQVSAAVSSAAPIAPSGPPTLPPPPPADAQPPPIRRAKTKEGKGPGHKRRSKSPRVPDGRKKLRGKKMAPLKIKLGLLGGKRKKGGSYVLQSDEGPEPEAEESDLDSGSVHSASGRPDGPVRTKKLKRGRPGRKKRKVLGCPAVAGEEEVDGYETDHQDYCEVCQQGGEIILCDTCPRAYHLVCLDPELDRAPEGKWSCPHCEKEGVQWEAKEEEEEYEEEGEEEGEKEEEDDHMEYCRVCKDGGELLCCDACISSYHIHCLNPPLPDIPNGEWLCPRCTCPVLKGRVQKILHWRWGEPPVSVPAPQQADGNPDAPPPRPLQGRSEREFFVKWVGLSYWHCSWAKELQLEIFHLVMYRNYQRKNDMDEPPPLDYGSGEDDGKSDKRKVKDPHYAEMEEKYYRFGIKPEWMTVHRIINHSVDKKGNYHYLVKWRDLPYDQSTWEEDEMNIPEYEDHKQSYWRHRELIMGEDPAQPRKYKKKKKELQGDGPPSSPTNDPTVKYETQPRFITATGGTLHMYQLEGLNWLRFSWAQGTDTILADEMGLGKTIQTIVFLYSLYKEGHTKGPFLVSAPLSTIINWEREFQMWAPKFYVVTYTGDKDSRAIIRENEFSFEDNAIKGGKKAFKMKREAQVKFHVLLTSYELITIDQAALGSIRWACLVVDEAHRLKNNQSKFFRVLNGYKIDHKLLLTGTPLQNNLEELFHLLNFLTPERFNNLEGFLEEFADISKEDQIKKLHDLLGPHMLRRLKADVFKNMPAKTELIVRVELSPMQKKYYKYILTRNFEALNSRGGGNQVSLLNIMMDLKKCCNHPYLFPVAAMESPKLPSGAYEGGALIKASGKLMLLQKMLRKLKEQGHRVLIFSQMTKMLDLLEDFLDYEGYKYERIDGGITGALRQEAIDRFNAPGAQQFCFLLSTRAGGLGINLATADTVIIFDSDWNPHNDIQAFSRAHRIGQANKVMIYRFVTRASVEERITQVAKRKMMLTHLVVRPGLGSKAGSMSKQELDDILKFGTEELFKDENEGENKEEDSSVIHYDNEAIARLLDRNQDATEDTDVQNMNEYLSSFKVAQYVVREEDKIEEIEREIIKQEENVDPDYWEKLLRHHYEQQQEDLARNLGKGKRVRKQVNYNDAAQEDQDNQSEYSVGSEEEDEDFDERPEGRRQSKRQLRNEKDKPLPPLLARVGGNIEVLGFNTRQRKAFLNAVMRWGMPPQDAFTTQWLVRDLRGKTEKEFKAYVSLFMRHLCEPGADGSETFADGVPREGLSRQQVLTRIGVMSLVKKKVQEFEHINGRWSMPELMPDPSADSKRSSRASSPTKTSPTTPEASATNSPCTSKPATPAPSEKGDGVRTPLEKDEAENQEEKPEKNSKTGEKMETEADVPSPAPSLGERLEPRKIPLEEEVPGVPGEMDPEPGYRGDREKSATESTPGERGEEKPLDGQEHRERPEGETGDLGKRAEDTRGERELRPGPPRDEPRPNGRREEKAEKPRFMFNIADGGFTELHTLWQNEERAAISSGKLNEIWHRRHDYWLLAGIVLHGYARWQDIQNDAQFAIINEPFKTEANKGNFLEMKNKFLARRFKLLEQALVIEEQLRRAAYLNLSQEPAHPAMALHARFAEAECLAESHQHLSKESLAGNKPANAVLHKGKGRGGPARGRAHNAASEPAGGVAERHEGGRDPPAGHAVPNTPHRSPPADVRAQHPQPAGQQGHGASPHTGLPPGALRYASGVRGGLQRRPRRGPGRRRRQLQPDASRLLRHSHHQRPSSAGEEGEGNGGGTGVRRAGSEGAPSRGGDLYRRLTGSQACASPRPRARGRPPAQALGPAANPPPSPPLGPPLG from the exons ATGGCTTCCCCTCTGagggacgaggaggaggaggaggaggagatggtggtgtcggaggaggaagaagaggaggaagaagagggcgacgaggaggaggaggaggtggaggcgGCCGACGAGGACTACGAGGAGGACGACGACGACGGAGTGCTCGGGCGCGGGCCGGGCCACGACCGGGGCCGCGACCGCCACAGCCCCCCCGGCTGCCACCTcttcccgccgccgccgccgccgccgccgccgctgcccccgccgccgccgccgcccccgccgccag ATAAGGATGACATCCGGCTGCTACCTTCAGCGTTGGGTGTGAAGAAGAGAAAACGAGGACccaagaagcagaaggagaacaAGCCAGGAAAACCCCGAAAACGCAAGAAGCTT GACAGTGAGGAGGAATTTGGCTCCGAGCGAGATGAGTACCGGGAGAAGTCAGAGAGCGGAGGCAGCGAATATGGAACTGGACCAGGTCGGAAACGGAGGcggaagcacagagaaaaaaaggagaagaagacaaAGCGGCggaaaaagggggagggagacgGGGGGCAAAAG CAGGTGGAACAGAAGTCGTCGGCAACTCTGCTTCTGACCTGGGGCCTGGAGGACGTGGAGCATGTGTTCTCCGAGGAGGATTACCACACACTCACCAACTACAAAGCCTTTAGCCAGTTCATGAG GCCCCTGATTGCGAAGAAGAATCCTAAGATCCCGATGTCTAAGATGATGACCATCCTCGGGGCCAAGTGGAGAGAGTTCAGTGCCAACAACCCCTTCAAGGGCTCGGCGGCTGCTGTGGCGGccgcggcggctgcggcggctgCGGCAGTGGCCGAGCAGGTGTCAGCTGCTGTGTCATCGGCCGCCCCCATAGCACCTTCCGGACCCCccaccctcccgccgccgcctcctgccgatgcccagcccccacccatcCGAAGAGCCAAAACCAAAGAGGGCAAAG GGCCGGGCCATAAAAGGCGGAGTAAGAGCCCCCGAGTGCCTGATGGACGCAAGAAGCTTCGGGGGAAGAAGATGGCACCACTGAAAATCAAGCTAGGGCTGCTGGGTggcaagaggaagaagggaggctCG TATGTTTTGCAGAGTGATGAGGGCCCTGAGCCGGAGGCCGAGGAGTCAGACCTGGACAGCGGCAGCGTCCACAGCGCCTCGGGCCGGCCCGACGGGCCTGTCCGCACCAAGAAGCTCAAGAGAGGCCGGCCAGGGCGGAAGAAGAGGAAGG TCCTGGGCTGTCCCGCAGTGGCCGGGGAGGAGGAGGTTGACGGCTACGAGACGGATCATCAGGATTACTGCGAGGTGTGCCAGCAGGGTGGGGAAATTATTCTGTGTGACACCTGCCCTCGTGCCTACCACCTCGTCTGCCTTGATCCTGAGCTGGACCGGGCTCCCGAGGGCAAATGGAGCTGCCCCCACTGC gagaaggagggggtgCAGTGGGAggccaaggaggaggaggaggaatacgaagaggagggagaggaagaaggggagaaggaggaggaagacgaCCACATGGAGTACTGTCGCGTGTGCAAGGATGGGGGCGAGCTCTTGTGCTGCGACGCGTGCATCTCCTCCTACCACATCCACTGTCTGAACCCGCCCCTGCCCGACATCCCCAATGGGGAATGGCTGTGTCCCCGATGCACG TGCCCCGTGCTGAAAGGCCGTGTGCAGAAGATCCTGCACTGGCGGTGGGGGGAGCCACCCGTGTCCGTGCCAGCCCCCCAGCAGGCCGACGGGAACCCCGATGCCCCTCCGCCCCGTCCTCTTCAAGGTCGATCGGAGCGAGAGTTCTTTGTCAAGTGGGTAGGACTGTCCTACTGGCACTGCTCCTGGGCCAAGGAGCTTCAG TTGGAGATCTTCCACTTGGTAATGTACCGGAACTACCAGCGGAAGAACGACATGGATGAGCCCCCGCCCCTGGACTATGGCTCCGGCGAGGACGATGGGAAGAGTGACAAGCGCAAGGTGAAGGACCCGCACTACGCGGAGATGGAGGAGAAGTACTATCGCTTTGGCATCAAGCCGGAGTGGATGACCGTCCACCGCATCATCAACCACAG TGTGGATAAAAAGGGGAATTACCACTACCTAGTGAAATGGAGGGACTTGCCCTACGACCAGTCCACATGGGAGGAAGATGAAATGAACATCCCCGAATATGAAGACCACAAGCAGAGCTACTGGAGACACCG AGAACTGATCATGGGGGAGGACCCCGCCCAGCCCCGCAagtataagaagaagaagaaggagctGCAGGGCGACGGGCCCCCCAGTTCTCCTACTAACGAC CCGACGGTGAAATACGAGACCCAGCCGCGGTTTATCACGGCCACGGGAGGCACGCTGCACATGTACCAGCTGGAGGGCTTGAACTGGCTGCGCTTCTCGTGGGCCCAGGGCACCGACACCATCCTGGCTGACGAGATGGGGCTGGGCAAGACCATCCAGACCATCGTCTTCCTCTACTCGCTCTACAAGGAG GGCCACACAAAGGGTCCCTTTCTGGTGAGTGCTCCCCTCTCTACTATCATTAACTGGGAGCGGGAGTTCCAGATGTGGGCACCCAAGTTCTACGTGGTGACGTACACGGGTGACAAGGACAGCCGGGCCATCATCCGCGAGAACGAGTTTTCCTTCGAAGACAACGCCATCAAAGGCGGCAAGAAAGCTTTCAAGATGAAG AGGGAGGCCCAGGTGAAGTTCCACGTTCTCCTGACATCGTATGAGCTGATCACCATCGATCAGGCAGCACTCGGCTCCATCCGCTGGGCCTGCCTCGTGGTGGATGAAGCCCATCGGCTCAAGAATAACCAGTCCAAG tttttcagGGTCCTCAATGGCTACAAGATAGATCATAAGTTGCTGCTGACAGGGACTCCATTGCAGAATAATCTGGAGGAGCTCTTCCACCTGCTGAACTTCCTCACCCCAGAGAGGTTTAA CAacctggaaggcttcctggaggagtttGCTGACATATCCAAAGAAGACCAGATTAAGAAACTGCACGATTTGCTGGGGCCGCACATGCTGCGGAGGCTCAAGGCTGATGTCTTCAAGAACATGCCAGCCAAGACGGAGCTCATAGTTCGGGTGGAGCTGAGCCCCATGCAGAA GAAATACTACAAGTACATCCTGACTCGGAACTTCGAGGCCTTGAATTCGCGAGGTGGCGGGAACCAGGTGTCTCTGCTCAACATCATGATGGATCTGAAGAAGTGTTGTAACCACCCCTACCTCTTCCCCGTGGCTGCTATG GAGTCCCCCAAACTCCCCAGTGGGGCCTACGAGGGTGGGGCACTTATTAAAGCATCTGGCAAGCTCATGCTCCTGCAGAAGATGCTACGCAAGCTGAAGGAGCAGGGACACAGAGTTCTCATCTTCTCGCAG ATGACCAAGATGCTGGACCTGCTAGAGGACTTTCTAGACTATGAAGGGTACAAGTATGAGCGCATCGACGGAGGTATCACGGGCGCCCTGAGGCAGGAGGCCATCGATCGGTTCAACG CTCCCGGGGCCCAGCAGTTCTGCTTCCTGCTGTCCACCCGAGCCGGGGGCCTGGGCATCAATCTGGCCACTGCCGACACGGTCATCATCTTCGATTCCGACTGGAACCCCCATAACGACATCCAG GCCTTCAGCCGCGCTCACCGCATCGGCCAGGCCAACAAGGTGATGATTTACCGGTTTGTGACTCGCGCGTCCGTGGAAGAGCGAATCACGCAAGTGGCCAAGAGGAAGATGATGCTGACGCACCTGGTGGTCCGGCCCGGGCTGGGCTCCAAGGCGGGCTCCATGTCCAAGCAGGAGCTGGATGACATCCTCAAATTCGGCACCGAGGAGCTGTTCAAGGACGAGAATGAGG GGGAGAACAAGGAGGAGGACAGCAGCGTGATTCACTACGACAACGAGGCCATCGCTCGGCTGTTGGACCGGAACCAGGATGCGACGGAGGACACGGACGTGCAGAACATGAACGAGTATCTCAGCTCCTTCAAGGTGGCCCAGTACGTGGTGCGGGAGGAAGACAAG ATCGAGGAGATCGAGCGGGAGATCATCAAGCAGGAGGAGAACGTGGACCCCGACTACTGGGAGAAGCTCCTGCGGCACCACTacgagcagcagcaggaggaccTGGCCCGCAATCTGGGCAAGGGCAAGCGGGTCCGCAAGCAGGTCAACTACAACGACGCCGCTCAGGAGGACCAGG ATAACCAGTCTGAATACTCAGTGGGATCAGAGGAGGAAGACGAAGACTTTGATGAGCGTCCAGAAG gacGTCGACAGTCAAAGAGGCAGCTCCGGAACGAGAAGGATAAGCCGCTGCCTCCGCTGTTGGCTCGAGTTGGGGGCAACATTGAG GTGCTGGGATTCAACACTCGGCAGCGGAAGGCCTTCCTCAACGCCGTCATGCGCTGGGGGATGCCGCCGCAGGATGCCTTCACCACTCAGTGGCTGGTGCGGGACCTGAGGGGCAAGACGGAGAAGGAGTTCAA GGCCTATGTGTCTCTGTTCATGCGCCATCTCTGTGAGCCTGGGGCGGACGGCTCGGAAACCTTCGCTGACGGCGTCCCTCGGGAGGGCCTGAGTCGCCAGCAAGTGCTGACCCGAATTGGAGTCATGTCTCTCGTCAAGAAGAag GTACAGGAATTTGAGCACATTAATGGGCGCTGGTCGATGCCCGAGCTGATGCCCGACCCCAGTGCCGACTCTAAGCGCTCCTCCAGAGCCTCCTCTCCGACCAAAACGTCTCCCACCACCCCTGAGGCTTCTGCTACGAACAGTCCTTGTACTTCTAAGCCTG CTACTCCAGCTCCAAGTGAGAAAGGAGATGGAGTGAGGACACCTCTTGAAAAGGATGAAGCGGAAAACCAAGAGGAGAAGCCCGAGAAGAACAGCAAAACCGGGGAGAAGATGGAGACCGAG GCCGATGTCCCTAGCCCAGCCCCATCGCTTGGGGAGCGGCTGGAGCCGAGGAAGATTCCTCTAGAGGAGGAGGTGCCGGGAGTCCCTGGAGAAATGGACCCTGAACCTGGGTACCGGGGGGACAGAGAGAAGTCAG CCACAGAGTCGACGccaggagagaggggggaggagaagcCGTTGGAtggacaggagcacagggagaggccGGAGGGGGAAACAGGGGATTTGGGCAAGAGAG CAGAAGACACGAGAGGGGAGCGGGAGCTGCGGCCGGGGCCTCCCCGGGACGAGCCGCGGCCCAACGGGCGGCGCGAGGAGAAGGCGGAGAAGCCGCGGTTCATGTTCAATATCGCAGACGGAGGTTTCACAG AGCTTCACACGCTGTGGCAGAATGAGGAACGGGCAGCCATTTCCTCGGGGAAACTCAATGAGATCTGGCACCGAAGACATGACTATTGGCTCCTGGCCGGGATTGTCCT CCACGGTTACGCACGGTGGCAGGACATCCAGAACGACGCTCAGTTTGCCATCATCAACGAGCCGTTTAAAACGGAAGCCAATAAGGGGAACTTTCTGGAGATGAAAAATAAGTTCCTGGCCCGGAGATTCAAG CTCCTGGAGCAGGCGCTGGTGATCGAGGAGCAGCTTCGGCGGGCGGCCTACCTGAACCTATCGCAGGAGCCGGCGCACCCCGCCATGGCCCTCCACGCCCGCTTCGCCGAGGCCGAGTGCCTGGCTGAGAGCCACCAGCACCTCTCCAAGGAGTCGCTGGCGGGGAACAAGCCGGCCAACGCCGTCCTGCACAAGGGTAAGGGCCGCGGCGGCCCCGCGCGGGGGAGGGCCCACAACGCTGC TTCTGAACCAGCTGGAGGAGTTGCTGAGCGACATGAAGGCGGACGTGACCCGCCTGCCGGCCACGCTGTCCCGAATACCCCCCATCGCAGCCCGCCTGCAGATGTCCGAGCGCAGCATCCTCAGCCGGCTGGCCAGCAAGGGCACGGAGCCTCACCCCACACCG GCCTTCCCCCCGGGGCCCTACGCTACGCCTCCGGGGTACGGGGCGGCCTTCAGCGCCGCCCCCGCCGGGGCCCTGGCCGCCGCAGGCGCCAACTACAGCCAGATGCCAGCAGGCTCCTTCGTCACAG CCACCACCAACGGCCCTCCAGTGCTggtgaagaaggagaaggaaatggtGGGGGCACTGGTGTCAGACGGGCTGGATCGGAAGGAGCCCCGAGCCGGGGAGGTGATCTGTATAGACGACTGACCGGATCGCAGGCCTGTGCGTCACCCAGGCCCCGTGCCCGAGGCCGACCCCCAGCTCAGGCTCTGGGACCTGCTGCCAATCCtccaccttccccacccctcGGGCCGCCTCTGGGCTAG